The genomic DNA ACGTCGAGGTCACCGGGAACACCGCCCGGCTCCAGATCGTCGCGAACCGCCGCAGCCTGTCCTCCGGCCCGTCCGGCTCCGCGCTCACGCCGTACGCCCCACGCCCGCGAACCCGGAGAACGCGTACGGGTCCTCCTCCTCCGGCTCGCCCTCCGGCCTCCAGCGCGGCATCGGAACCAGTCCGGGTTCCACCATGTCGTACCCCTCGAAGAACCGCGCGATGTCGTCGCGCGAACGCATGATCAGCGGATTGCGGATGTCCTTGTACACGTCCACCGCGCCCCCGGCCCGCTCGGCGGGCAGCGGGATTCCCTCGTACGAGGCGTGCGTGAGGACGAGCAGGCTGCCAGGCGCGAGCGCGTCGCTCAGCTCGGCCACCGCGGCGTACGGGTCGTCCTCGTCTTCCACGAAGTGCAGTATGGCAACCAGCAGCAGGGCGACCGGCCGATTCAGGTCGATCAGCCGCCGCACCTGGGGACTGGCCAGGATCTCCCGCGGCTTGAGCAGGTCGCCCGCCACGACGTCCGCGTCGTCGTGACCCGCCAGGACGGCCTCGCTGTGCGCGACCGCCACCGGGTCGTGGTCCACGTACACCACGCGGGCGCCGGGGCGGCTGCGCACGGCCACCTCGTGCACGTTGCCGAAGGTCGGGATGCCGGAGCCGATGTCGAGGAACTGGTCGATGCCCTCGTCGGCCGCGAAGCGCACGGCCCGCCGCATGAACGCCCGGTTCGCCTGCATGATCTTGGGGAGCCCCGGCATGAACTCCATGGCCCTGCGGGCCGCTTCGCGGTCCACCTCGAAGTTGTGCGAACCGCCCAGGTAGAAGTCGTAGATCCGGGACACGCTGGGCACCGAGATGTCGATGCTGCGAGGGGCCCAGGCGGGACGCTCCATCTAGCTCTCCAAGGCATAGGCGATCCGGTGTTCGAGCTGAGGCTACTGATCGCCCGCCAAAGGGGCGAGCCCAAACGGAAATTGACCGTCCGTTCCCGGTCACTGCCCGGGGCACGTGCCGTGGGCGAAGGCATGCCAAAGCACACGAACGGGACCGTCCCCGCCGTGTGGGCACGGAGGGGACGGTCCGCTGGTCGGACGCCGAAGGGCGGCGGGCGGGAGGTCGCTACTTCTTCGGCGCGCCGACCGGTTTTCCGTCGGGCTTGACGGCGTACCAGGTGCCGCCGACGCCCTGACCGTTGGTGTCCCCGGCCTTCTTGTCGCCGGCGAAGGTGTAGATGGGCCAGCAGTCGATCGTCTGCTGGGCGGCGCCGTCGGGCCGGGTGAAGCTCATCAGCCCCTTCTTCTCGACGCCCTTGGTGTCGTTCGTCTCGACGGGCGCCACGACCGGCCACTTCTCCAGGCAGGCGCCGGTGCAGGCCGACACCGGCTTCGGCCAGGCCTCGTCCTTCATGAAGCGGTAGACGGTCATGCCGTTCTTGTCGACGACGATCTCGCCGAGCTTCGGGTCCTCGCGGGTGGACAGCCCGGCGGCCGGCTCGGCCTTGGCCTTCTTGCCGTCGGCGGCCAGCGCGTACCACTTCTTGCCGACCCCCTGGCCCTTGACCTCCCCGGCGGCCGTGTCCTTGGCGTAGCGGTACGCGGGCCAGCCGCCGATCGTCAGCTGCTTGGTGCCGTCGGGGCGGGTGACCTCGCCGAGCAGGTCCTTGTCGATGCCCTCGCCGGCGAGGGCGTCGTCCGCGGCGACCGGCGGCCAGGTGGTGGCGCAGTCGTTCTCGCAGGTGGTCTTGGGCGGCTCGGCGGTGTCCGCGTCGAAGCGGTAGAGGG from Streptomyces sp. CB09001 includes the following:
- a CDS encoding SCO0930 family lipoprotein, yielding MKTSWRSASLVAGAAALLALTTACGQDGGGPTGSQNVGATAAPGDVGDLGTGAGDGLGTGAGAGQASASAPEPAGKLSVSANAEIGDLVTDGAGRTLYRFDADTAEPPKTTCENDCATTWPPVAADDALAGEGIDKDLLGEVTRPDGTKQLTIGGWPAYRYAKDTAAGEVKGQGVGKKWYALAADGKKAKAEPAAGLSTREDPKLGEIVVDKNGMTVYRFMKDEAWPKPVSACTGACLEKWPVVAPVETNDTKGVEKKGLMSFTRPDGAAQQTIDCWPIYTFAGDKKAGDTNGQGVGGTWYAVKPDGKPVGAPKK
- a CDS encoding SAM-dependent methyltransferase is translated as MERPAWAPRSIDISVPSVSRIYDFYLGGSHNFEVDREAARRAMEFMPGLPKIMQANRAFMRRAVRFAADEGIDQFLDIGSGIPTFGNVHEVAVRSRPGARVVYVDHDPVAVAHSEAVLAGHDDADVVAGDLLKPREILASPQVRRLIDLNRPVALLLVAILHFVEDEDDPYAAVAELSDALAPGSLLVLTHASYEGIPLPAERAGGAVDVYKDIRNPLIMRSRDDIARFFEGYDMVEPGLVPMPRWRPEGEPEEEDPYAFSGFAGVGRTA